Part of the Candidatus Margulisiibacteriota bacterium genome, TTTCCTTCGTGGCCGGCCTCATCCGGCGCTTCGACGTGGACGAAGACAACATCATTGCGCCGGAGTGCTTGCAGGGCGGCCGCGGCCTTGCCGCGGTAATTGGTGTCAAGATAGCCGGTCGCTCCGGGAACATTGATCACTTCCATCCCAAGGATCTTCCCCAACCCTTTCAATAAATGGACAGCAGTAATGATCGCCGCCTTCTTGCCAAAACGGCGCCGGAACGACAGCAAGTCAGGCCTTTTCCCCTGCCCCCACGGCCAGATCATCGTCGCCCGGCTGGTCAGGCCATGCAGGATGACCTCGCTCTCGTTCATCAGGCGAAGGAGCTGGTCGGCCCCCTTCCCTTGAGGGAGATAACCGTTGATCTTTTGGCCGGTGATATCGTGCGGCGGGACGGTCTTGATCTTCTCCAGCGGCGCGGCGGCGGAGTCGGTCATCACTAACAGGTTGCGGTAGCTTAGCCCGGGATAGAATTTAACCCCACGGGAACCGATCTCCCGGTTGAGTTTGGCCAGGATCCGGCGAGCCTCCGGCGTCGCAATATGATGGGCGGTAAAGTCTTTCATCCGGCCGTACTCGACCGTGACCAGATTGCAGCGAAAGGCTACTTCGCCCGCCTTTAATTCGATTCCCAAGCTGGCCGCTTCCAACGGACCCCGTCCGGAATAATATTTCTGCGGATCGTTGCCAAAAATGCTCATGGCGGCAACATCTGAACCAGGTTCTAAGCCGCGAGGGATATTGTTAGTCCAGCCGCAGAGGCCGTTTTGGGCCAGGAAGTCGAGGTTGGGGGTCCGGGCGGCCGCCAGAGGGGTTTTTCCGCCGAGTGCCTTGAGCGGCAGGTCGGACATGCCGTCACCGATCAGGACTAGATACTTCGTCATTTTTTCTTCAGGGACTTAGGAATTTCTTCCAATAATTTCTCGAGCTCTTTTTCAGGGATCGATATCTTAGGAGCTTCTATTTTAAGGGGTTTAACTTCCGGGGTGGGAGCAGAAATAATCTTTTCCTTGATGAAGGAATTGACCTTGGGGGCGTTATCCTCGACCGCCGGATAAACGCTTTTGACCAGGCTGGTCGAGACGGCAACAAAATAAGAATTGGCCAGCATCTTGCGCGCTTCGCCGGAAATGAGCGACGAGTCGAGCAACAAGCGGACAATGATGACCAGGATAACAAGCGAGACGACGACCACCAGCATATTTTTGACCGTCTTGAGGAGCCCGCCGGCGTTCTTGAGCAGATAAAAAAGGATCAACCCGGCAATGGCCAGATCAATGATATTCAACATTAAGCTTGCGCCATCCTTTGCTTGAAAGCTTTGAGCTTTTCTTTTAACTCGGGATACTTCAGCGCCAGGATCTCGGCCGCCAGGATGGCCGCGTTCTTCGCCCCGTCGATCGCCACACTCGCCACCGGCACGCCGGGCG contains:
- a CDS encoding cofactor-independent phosphoglycerate mutase, with product MTKYLVLIGDGMSDLPLKALGGKTPLAAARTPNLDFLAQNGLCGWTNNIPRGLEPGSDVAAMSIFGNDPQKYYSGRGPLEAASLGIELKAGEVAFRCNLVTVEYGRMKDFTAHHIATPEARRILAKLNREIGSRGVKFYPGLSYRNLLVMTDSAAAPLEKIKTVPPHDITGQKINGYLPQGKGADQLLRLMNESEVILHGLTSRATMIWPWGQGKRPDLLSFRRRFGKKAAIITAVHLLKGLGKILGMEVINVPGATGYLDTNYRGKAAAALQALRRNDVVFVHVEAPDEAGHEGNVKHKIQAIEDFDKYVVGAMLKHVTRRACRQAGNALRDTRILVLPDHPTPIKYMTHTRDDVPFVIYPAPLAAGRQLIKGYSEREIGRSKFRVAAGHHLLEVLFHDR